The genomic segment CGATGATACCACTGGCCGTGCAGCTATCAAAGCTTTGAATGGTTCAATGGTAAATGATTTAGCCATGAAAGTAGAAACTGCCACTAGTCGCCGTGGTCCCAATACCCCAACTACAAAAATTTTTGTAGGAAATCTTTCTGAAACAACAAAGGAAAATGAAGTACGAGAATTATTTGAAAGATACGGTACTGTTGTTGAATGTGACATTGTTAGAACTTATGGTTTTGTGGTAAGTGttaatctattaaatatatacttatatttgttgtaaatttattCTTCATATTTCAATGTATTAGATACATATATGCAGTTTTACCTATTCGTTCATATAacttaaatatgtttcattaattctaaaaatttgtattgttagtTGCTACATAATTTTACCACGCAACTAAAAGGTTTTATCTATACTTTTCACATTCCcgctttttttttctattttttgtaaCTGTTTTTTTGGAGTTCTGACAAAACTGATTGTAGCATAAATTAATCAAAGGcgttctatacaatataatgtagttACCGCCGTCTTTacaccaaattaaaaaaaaatgcgggGCAATATCCTAGTATcacttttttattgatttatttaactttagcATATTGATTCAACTGATGTAAGCAGACTTATAAAAGATTTAAACGGATATATGTTGGATGGTAAACCAATCAAGGTACAAATTTCAAATAGCCGTGTTCGTCCGAGACCTGGAATGGGCATGCCAGAGCAGTGTTATAGGTATGatatactgtttatttatttaggttaaAGAAAATGTGTTTAGAAGTAACTTGCTAGTCACATGTTTTgtttgatatataaaataaaaataaaatgaatttcattaaaaatgaaatggGACATTTTGTTCAGGTGCGGCAAGGGTGGCCATTGGTCTCGGGAGTGCAGTCGTAAAGGGTGAGCCTTATTTCGCACATTGTTCTTTAACTCGTatccataatttaaaaaaatagaaatttgtatttaaaacttgtatttttttaggtatGGATATGGAAGAGATGCCTTACCACAGCTTCCACCACCACGTGCCTTGCTTTATCCACCACCACCTCCACTTTCATTTGTTCGTGATCGCATTCTTGGTTCTTATAGTACTGGCTTAAAAACTGATATGACAagagtaagtaataagtattacataaactggtactgttaaataataatttaattttggctcaaatttacattttcttcaACTTACAACTTATGAGTATGTAAAACAAGCAATtaggttttagattttttgatttggaaaaataattgaaagttCAAATAACTAACTTgagtttagttttaattttgagttcaaaaaataatctttactggtataatattaaatcaaattgaaTCATAAAATTCAAAGATTAATTCAGAGGggtattaaaactatttcacAGTACCACATAGCATCATTAGTTAAATTTCTGTTTTCTAAGCATAGCATTATTACATTTGTTGTCTGATAattgatgtatttataatattataattaaataaatacaccaacattcaataatatgttgatatatttataatatatacctaatatcaaaataaaaaaagagaacaattttaatattccggctcaacagtaataatataatggacattatattgtacacttttcaaaataattcctCACCAagcaaataaattattgaacaaaaaaagtttactttAAGGCTGTTAAGCAAACCATTCTTAAGGAACATGAAAGTCCCTAGAAACGGAAGAaaaattcacccagtaccaaaagccagattttaatttttaaaacatttacattCTTTATTCTCTTTTCTGTGTTGTATAGGAAATGGATTTTCGAttacttgtattttttaattagtatagtaccaaataaattttcttttttttaaaaaaaatgcctattaggtattttagtgtgacttaaaaaaaaattaatttccttCAGCACACAGTCAAGAAGcgaacaaattaatatattttttcaaaattaaaattggacttctggaagtatatttatttattttctgcttattggtctaaatatGTGGAGAAATAACCCCCTTTCAACAGCCTTAATTCAatttacttagcatttattcatgatatgtCAATTTTACAGTGCTTAAGAGGAGAGGATATGCAACACATGCATTTGTTGTATTCGTTTTACACTTAActaatgtaaatgtaataatttgtaaatgatTAAGTATTCCCAATTTATTCATGGttgaaaaactattatattcgTATGAATACAATTCAGAACTAAAATCCAGAGGCATTCAAAACTTTACATCCCACAACTCCTtggtatttttacaaaaaaagattattactacaaaaacattttatcaaactCCATGCAAAAATTggcaaatcaaaaaataaaactaaattataagaTCATTAAAAGGACGCTATTCATACATTTACtgtttctgtcttacacacgcacgacataccaaattgtctttcactagtttcaatagtgtgctgttagtttttattttagagtgatttgatctattatcaattttttagataacGTCTATGCTTAAGCGTGggattttattcaatattttaattttcaagcgagatatgagcatttttaattgttgattaAACACAGAttatgttcttacctaaaagttttattgtaggtcaattcactctattatcaaaactaacaagacactattgaaactgtgtacgacaatttggtatgttgtgcatgtgtaaaacggagacaataAATGTATGGGTATTCATAGTTTGACCACAATAAACGAtcacataaaaacaataaatggtTACGTTCTATCCAAAAtacaagtaatattttaaactcttaaagttaattttattaatactcataaattacaatttaaaatatttgtactttCCTTTTTATAGATGGACGATTATTCAATGTTATCTCACTCTGAACTAGGTGGTCATATGTATGAAgtaagtgttaaaaaatatttagtaatttatcatttatgctGATTAATAATTTCGATTTTAGACTGAAGGCTTGTATGACCGTTACTATGATCGTAGTCTTATGCGAACAGCTGTTGATGGTTATGGCATGGATAGAAGAATGCCAAGAATGCTATCTAGTCGCGATTACTTATCGTCATCCACACGTATTGGAACAACCGTATTGGACCAAGATTATGTATTCACACGCCGATCACCATTGTCAAGCAGTCGTACATCgttagtattaaaattactatatacataatacattgtcaaaataatatccatatttgtataccatttaatttcatttttatagctCATCTCATGCATATGATGATTTCTCTAAGGATTCGTATGATGATCGTCGGTAAGTTGGTTTTTAGTTAAATCTACTTCAATTCTAAATATCTTTTTTAGTGTTCGAATGAATACTGTTATTagaatatatcatttataatttatttctccaagtga from the Acyrthosiphon pisum isolate AL4f chromosome X, pea_aphid_22Mar2018_4r6ur, whole genome shotgun sequence genome contains:
- the LOC100169472 gene encoding RNA-binding protein lark-like, with protein sequence MKNFGFVHMDDDTTGRAAIKALNGSMVNDLAMKVETATSRRGPNTPTTKIFVGNLSETTKENEVRELFERYGTVVECDIVRTYGFVHIDSTDVSRLIKDLNGYMLDGKPIKVQISNSRVRPRPGMGMPEQCYRYGYGRDALPQLPPPRALLYPPPPPLSFVRDRILGSYSTGLKTDMTRMDDYSMLSHSELGGHMYETEGLYDRYYDRSLMRTAVDGYGMDRRMPRMLSSRDYLSSSTRIGTTVLDQDYVFTRRSPLSSSRTSLVLKLLYT